In Megalobrama amblycephala isolate DHTTF-2021 linkage group LG10, ASM1881202v1, whole genome shotgun sequence, one DNA window encodes the following:
- the LOC125277492 gene encoding plectin-like, with product MISCFQIATLEKEKVLEELQKVKQTKMQVINERTLEYATKKTENSVPLQNSNAFEIHTNQVMVGNSQSDITDPILRKSSGRSGKSQTVSFNINDSESSINLASDSPITSKSKGLKMESSSNKIQGLRGRISIKKLIKTKIISQEIALKLQTGLITMEEIEASLAQFVGKPSSIAGVYMESSKKKLSFLDAVAGGFISKTYAVEFLEAQAATGYIIDPVTGEGYSPSDAFEKGIITEDLKDKISDAYKAVSGYTHAGKILSVFQAMEERILDRHRGKAIMETQIATGGLIHPLIGSRLPMDCALEQGLINQATLQSLYDPVSNPKDFHYPETGQKAYYSELLRICVYDINGGVYLLPFGDQHLFTLSPSSKHRISVINTSNGAKMSAYEAYKTGHIDKRTYLFLSQQESEWHEITIMDSSRNLLHILTDHKSGRQICIENALSLKILQAEELSSYRSGQLSISEFADLLISRRVAFKVSNSPVAGLWDVSLKKRLPVFKGHQQNLVDRLTALRLLEAQACTGGICDPASGERVLITEAQHRGLLDEGFARQIQQCEQAYYGIIHPQNGKTLTVAQAMQENLFPKDVAVRCLEFQLATGGLINPESQERVSLEDAIQNCLIDKATAAHLQHENSHSKCITCPKTKRKMSFNEALEKSVFDSHTGFVLLEVTKPHSTGNTSSFQYFWTYRHF from the coding sequence ATGATCTCATGCTTTCAGATAGCTACACTGGAAAAGGAAAAAGTGCTGGAGGAGCTACAAAAGGTCAAGCAAACCAAAATGCAAGTAATCAACGAAAGAACTCTGGAATATGCTACCAAGAAAACAGAAAATTCGGTTCCACTCCAGAATTCAAATGCGTTTGAAATACACACAAATCAAGTAATGGTTGGTAACAGTCAGAGTGACATCACTGACCCTATACTCAGGAAAAGCTCAGGCAGGTCTGGTAAAAGCCAGACTGTTTCATTCAATATCAATGATTCTGAGTCCTCCATCAATCTTGCTTCTGACTCGCCTATAACAAGTAAATCGAAAGGGCTGAAAATGGAGTCTTCTTCCAATAAAATTCAAGGTCTCAGAGGACGGATAAGTATTAAAAAgttaatcaaaacaaaaataatttctcAGGAAATTGCACTCAAGTTGCAAACAGGCCTCATCACTATGGAGGAGATAGAAGCATCACTTGCTCAATTTGTTGGTAAACCATCCTCAATTGCAGGTGTTTATATGGAGTCTAGCAAGAAAAAGCTGTCCTTCCTTGATGCTGTTGCAGGAGGATTCATATCTAAAACCTATGCCGTTGAGTTTTTGGAAGCGCAAGCTGCCACAGGATACATTATTGATCCTGTGACAGGCGAAGGTTACTCTCCTTCAGATGCTTTTGAGAAAGGTATCATTACTGAGGATCTCAAGGACAAAATAAGTGATGCTTACAAAGCAGTCAGTGGCTATACTCATGCTGGGAAGATTCTATCAGTGTTTCAGGCTATGGAGGAGAGAATTCTTGATAGACACAGAGGGAAAGCAATAATGGAAACTCAGATCGCCACTGGAGGTTTGATTCATCCGTTAATTGGAAGTAGGTTACCCATGGATTGTGCACTAGAGCAGGGGCTCATAAATCAAGCCACCCTTCAAAGTCTCTATGACCCAGTCAGTAACCCAAAAGATTTTCACTATCCAGAAACAGGGCAGAAGGCATACTACAGCGAACTGCTCCGAATCTGTGTATATGATATCAACGGTGGAGTATATCTTCTTCCTTTTGGTGACCAGCATCTCTTCACCCTCTCACCTTCCAGCAAACACAGAATATCGGTCATCAACACTTCTAATGGTGCGAAAATGTCAGCCTATGAAGCATATAAGACTGGTCACATTGACAAGAGAACTTACCTGTTTCTCTCTCAACAAGAGAGCGAATGGCATGAGATAACAATCATGGACTCAAGTAGGAATCTTTTACACATCCTAACAGACCATAAGAGTGGGCGGCAGATTTGCATTGAAAACGCTCTTAGTCTGAAAATTCTCCAAGCAGAAGAGCTCAGTAGCTACCGAAGTGGTCAGCTCAGCATTTCCGAGTTTGCTGATCTTTTGATTTCTAGAAGAGTTGCCTTTAAAGTTTCAAACAGTCCTGTTGCAGGACTCTGGGATGTTTCTTTGAAGAAACGACTCCCAGTTTTCAAAGGACACCAGCAGAACCTTGTGGACCGACTCACCGCATTGAGGTTGCTAGAAGCCCAGGCTTGCACTGGAGGCATCTGTGATCCAGCGTCTGGAGAAAGGGTTCTGATTACAGAAGCACAGCATCGAGGACTCTTAGATGAAGGTTTTGCCAGACAGATCCAGCAATGTGAGCAAGCCTACTATGGTATCATTCACCCTCAAAATGGAAAGACTTTGACTGTGGCTCAGGCAATGCAAGAGAACCTTTTCCCAAAAGATGTTGCAGTGAGGTGTCTTGAGTTTCAACTGGCAACAGGTGGGCTCATAAACCCAGAGAGCCAAGAGAGAGTCTCATTGGAGGATGCCATACAGAATTGCTTGATCGACAAAGCAACTGCTGCACATCTTCAACATGAAAATTCCCATTCGAAATGTATCACTTGCCCCAAAACCAAAAGAAAAATGTCTTTCAACGAAGCTCTAGAAAAGAGTGTCTTTGACAGCCACACTGGGTTTGTCCTTCTTGAAGTAACAAAGCCCCATAGTACTGGCAATACTTCATCTTTCCAATACTTCTGGACCTATCGGCACTTCTGA